The following proteins come from a genomic window of Miscanthus floridulus cultivar M001 chromosome 2, ASM1932011v1, whole genome shotgun sequence:
- the LOC136537026 gene encoding uncharacterized protein — protein sequence MFGSRANFRLEILTFEVVDFPGSYHAILGRPCYTRYMAIPNYTYLKMKMLGPNSIITVSSAFSHTLACDCEHYELTTAVVNSSELPQLGESSAPVVLDCNKPTSSMAFRLLKEAKAVGIDPANPTKTVWIET from the coding sequence ATGTTCGGTAGCCGGGCCAACTTCCGCTTAgagatcctcaccttcgaggtggtggactttccagggtcctaccatgccatcttggggcgaccatgctacacAAGGTACATGGCGATCccaaactacacctacctcaagatgaagatgctgggaccaaacagcatcatcactgtgaGTAGCGCCTTTTCGCACACCCTCGCGTGCGACTgcgagcactacgagctcaccaccgcggtcgtcaactcatctgagctcccgcagctcggggagtcatcggctccggtagtcctagactgcaaTAAACCAacttcctcgatggccttccgtcTGCTCAAAGAagccaaggcggtgggaatcgaccccgctaacccaaccaagacggtttgGATCGAGACCTAG